Proteins from a single region of Magnetococcales bacterium:
- a CDS encoding glutamate synthase subunit beta, translated as MGKITGFMEIERETSRMRPVAERILDWRDLYIESPRGHVQEQAARCMDCGVPFCHEGCTLHNVIPSWNDLVYRDRLQDAVAVLHRTNNFPEFTGRVCPALCEAACVVGINREPVTIREIEKYIVEEGFKQGLIQPQMPRDKTGKRVAVVGSGPAGLAVSQQLVRAGHDVTLFEKNALAGGLLRYGIPDFKLEKWVIDRRLQQMSSEGLTIRTGVHIGVDFSGQKIMQDFHAVVLAGGSEQPRDLVIPGRELSGIHFAMDFLTQQNRRLSGTTIFPGESILAKDRRVVVIGGGDTGADCVGTAIRQRARSVTQIELLAKPPKDRSPETPWPAWPHQLRTSSSHMEGCERLWGVATQAFHGTDGWVKNMECARVHWEAQENRGRPVMREIPRSAFTLEADLVLLAMGFVHPVRSGLLEQLGVELTPQGNVQADARHMTNVPGLFVAGDMHTGQSLVLRAIASGRQAAVAVDGWLRGGESV; from the coding sequence ATGGGTAAGATCACCGGTTTCATGGAGATCGAGCGGGAGACCTCCCGCATGCGTCCGGTTGCCGAACGCATTCTTGATTGGCGGGATCTCTACATCGAGTCGCCCCGGGGACATGTGCAGGAACAGGCGGCACGGTGCATGGATTGTGGCGTACCCTTCTGTCACGAGGGGTGTACCCTGCATAACGTGATCCCGAGCTGGAACGATCTGGTTTATCGGGATCGTTTGCAGGATGCTGTCGCGGTTTTGCACCGCACCAACAATTTTCCGGAGTTCACTGGGCGGGTCTGTCCGGCTTTGTGTGAAGCGGCCTGTGTGGTGGGCATCAACCGTGAACCTGTCACCATCCGGGAGATTGAAAAATATATTGTCGAGGAGGGATTCAAGCAGGGTTTGATTCAGCCCCAAATGCCCCGTGACAAAACGGGCAAACGGGTGGCTGTGGTCGGATCGGGTCCGGCGGGTCTGGCGGTCAGTCAGCAGTTGGTTCGGGCTGGCCACGATGTCACCCTGTTTGAAAAAAATGCCCTGGCGGGTGGATTGCTGCGCTATGGCATCCCCGATTTCAAGTTGGAAAAGTGGGTGATCGATCGTCGTCTGCAACAGATGAGCAGCGAGGGGTTGACCATTCGCACGGGGGTCCACATTGGTGTCGATTTTTCCGGTCAAAAGATCATGCAGGATTTTCACGCGGTCGTTCTGGCAGGCGGTTCGGAACAGCCCCGCGATCTGGTCATTCCCGGGCGGGAACTGTCGGGTATTCACTTTGCCATGGATTTTTTGACGCAACAGAATCGCCGTCTCTCCGGTACGACCATTTTTCCTGGCGAGTCCATTCTGGCCAAGGATCGGCGCGTCGTGGTGATCGGGGGTGGGGATACCGGGGCCGACTGTGTCGGAACAGCCATCCGGCAACGCGCCAGGAGCGTCACGCAGATCGAGCTTCTGGCCAAGCCGCCCAAGGATCGTTCCCCGGAGACCCCCTGGCCGGCCTGGCCGCACCAACTGCGCACCTCCTCCTCGCATATGGAGGGGTGCGAGCGCCTATGGGGCGTGGCGACCCAGGCCTTCCACGGTACCGACGGGTGGGTGAAAAACATGGAGTGTGCGCGTGTCCACTGGGAAGCCCAGGAGAATCGGGGGCGTCCGGTGATGCGGGAAATTCCGCGCAGCGCGTTTACCCTGGAGGCCGATTTGGTCCTTTTGGCCATGGGTTTTGTGCATCCGGTGCGCAGCGGCCTGTTGGAACAGCTTGGGGTTGAGCTGACACCCCAAGGGAACGTTCAGGCCGATGCGCGCCATATGACCAATGTTCCGGGCCTTTTCGTGGCTGGGGACATGCACACGGGGCAATCCCTTGTGTTGCGGGCCATTGCCAGCGGGCGGCAGGCTGCCGTGGCGGTGGATGGCTGGCTGCGGGGCGGGGAGTCGGTGTGA
- a CDS encoding helix-turn-helix transcriptional regulator, translated as MKNQDLNSMSHENGRLLPKIPNASSDLESFAARLKTIIASESLRSFAERSGVSVTVLRQYLAGHSDPARAKLIAMANAGGVSVQWLATGEGPMSPVEKHQDDPYRRSLDGYPEIGVYDMLNSVEIVTEMLDGKPLHPHLMREMVQLCSEILADEAKKTDDTVKARSAGINRVRRVLNLVRTEEKEPCL; from the coding sequence ATGAAAAATCAAGATTTAAACTCGATGTCTCACGAGAATGGCAGACTGCTCCCGAAAATTCCAAATGCCTCTTCGGATCTTGAAAGCTTCGCCGCACGGTTGAAAACGATCATTGCAAGCGAAAGCTTGCGAAGCTTTGCTGAAAGATCGGGGGTGTCGGTGACCGTCCTGCGCCAGTATCTTGCCGGACACAGCGACCCAGCCCGTGCCAAATTAATCGCAATGGCAAACGCAGGTGGCGTCAGCGTACAGTGGCTTGCCACTGGCGAAGGCCCGATGTCCCCGGTGGAAAAACACCAGGATGATCCATATAGACGGTCCCTGGATGGATACCCGGAGATCGGGGTATACGACATGCTGAATTCGGTAGAAATTGTCACAGAAATGCTGGATGGAAAACCCCTGCACCCCCATCTGATGCGGGAGATGGTCCAACTTTGCAGCGAAATCCTTGCCGACGAAGCCAAGAAAACCGATGACACCGTAAAAGCGCGCTCGGCTGGCATCAATAGAGTGCGACGGGTGCTGAATCTCGTGCGAACCGAAGAGAAAGAACCCTGTTTGTAG